In the Caballeronia sp. M1242 genome, GCGCGGCAGCACCGGCAGCGCGGTCGCAGCCGCGTTCGGCGACACCACCGACATCACGCTCTTCATCGTCAGTCCGGTCGCTTGCGTCCAGCCGCGGCTCGACAGCTGCGCGCGAATCTCCGCGGGCGTCGCGGCCCATTGCACGGTGATCGGCTCGCGGCGGTCGCCGTCCATGCTCGATCGGTAGCATGAAAAGGTGCGCCACACGGTGTCCATCCACTGGATCGGCGTGATGACGACAGTCGGCGGCGCGGCGCTGTGCGCCTGCGTGTCGTCGCTCAACTGCAAGCCGACGCTCGCGCAGATCACGGCGAGGATCGCGAACGGCATCAGCGGACGGCGTCTGGGCTTGCCCGGATGCCGCCACACGGCCGTCAGCGCGATGAGAAACACCCACATGGCCGCGAGCGCCGCGCTGCCGAGCGCGTCCGAGATGGTGAAGCGTCCGAAGTAGAGGCCCGCGAGCGCGATGGCCGTCACGATGCCCGACGTCGCCGTGGCGATGCACACGCCGGTCAGCATGCCCACGCGGCGCAGCAGCAGAAACGCCAGAAAGCCGTAGATGATGACGGCCGCCGCGAGATGCGGGCTCGGAAACGTGTGCTCCACCGGCGCGAACGACAGCGGCAAGCGGTGATGCGCCGTCACGCGAATCGCGGCGACGAGCAGTTGCGAGAACACGACCGCGACGACCCAGTACGCGACCGTGCGCCAGCGCCGCTCGAAAATCATCCAGACGATGACGGTCGCCGCGACCGCAAGCAAGGTCGGCGTGCTGCCGAGCGCGGCGGCGCCGTCGAGGATCGAATCGGCCCACGTCGAGCGAAACGACTGCAACAGGCGGTACGTCGAGACATCCACCTGCACGAGCGACGAGCCGCGCGCCACGTTCGACATCACGTAGAAAAACGCCATCGCCGATGCGAGCAGCAACACGGAAATGGCAACGATGAGCGAAGTCGCGGGATTCGCCGGATCGAGGGCGCGCGACACGACTCGCGCCGGCGCGCCGTCTTTGCGCTGCGCCCAAGCGAGCAGCCTGGCGCGCGAAGCGACCGTCCAGCCCTTCGCATGTCCGACGATCACGCGCGCCAGATTGAAGACGAGCCAGCCGATCGCCGTCACGGCCACGAGTATGACGACGAGCCGGATCGACACCGCGCCCGCGAGTTCGATGGACGCGCCGAACACCACGCCCGGCAGGATATGCAGCGGCGCCCAGATGAGCGCGCTCAGGACGTTGACGGCCAGAAAGCGCGCGGGCGTCATGCCCGACAGGCCCGCGACGACCGGCACCACGGCGCGCATCGGCGCCACGAAGCGCGCGAGCACCACGCTCTTCGCGCCGTGCGCGTGGAAGTACCGCTTGCCGGCGGCGAGCGCGCCCGGATGGCGGCGGAACGGCCACATCTGCGCGATGACATGGGCATAGCGCGCGCCGAAGCAGAAGCTCGCGGCGTCGCCGGCGATCGCACCCGCGATCGCGCAGACGAATACCCAGCCTAAGTTCAGCGCGCCCGCGCCGACGAGCGCGCCCGCGATGAACATCGCGGTGCTGCCGGGCACGAAGGTGCCGATGAATGCAACCGATTCGAGAAACGACGCGAGCAGCACGACCGCGAGCGTCCATTCGGGATGGCCCGACAGCAGATGCAGCAGCGCGTAGTAGGAATGCTCCATCGGTTCGCCTGGCGCAAAAAGCGCAGAGGGCGTGGCGGGAGCCGCTCAGACCGGCTCGTGCCAGCGGCTGTCGGTGCGCAACAGGTGCAGGTCGCGATGAAAGCGAGTGTAACCAACCCGGTCGAAGAACTCCAAAACCTGAATCGCGCGTTTGCGGCCGAGGCCGCTTGCATCGCGAAACTCCGCTGCGCCTATGCCGCTCGCCGCACCGTTGCGCGTGCGGGCGTGTTCGGCGGCGAGCCGCGCGAGCTCGGCGATGGCAGCGCACGAATAGAAGAGATCGCGCACTACTTGGAACACGTCGCCACGCCGCGCGAGCTTGCGCAGGAGGCGCCGCATGTCGTCTTCCTGCGCGCCGTGTTCACGCGCGAGGTCGCGCACCCACGGCGGATCGAAACGTCCGCGTTCGATCGACGCGAGCACCGCCTGCGCGAGCGATTCTTCGGCGGCATCGAGCGCGACCGTATGCGACGGCAGATGCAGCCACGGCCCGCTGCGCGCGACGGTTCCGCGCGCCACGGCGTCGTCGATCAGGGCGCGCCACAGCGCATCCGATGCGAGGGGCGCGCCCATGCGGCGCAGACGCGCGGCGTCGGGACCTTGCTCGTCGGGAAAGCGTTCGTGGAAAGCGGCGAGCGCGTTCGTGAGACGCGTGGCGAGCGCGTCCCAATGCGCGGCGGCAATGAAGAGCGTGTCGTCGGGCAGAGGCACGCGGCGCAAGCCGTCCGGGAGCGCGACCGTTTCCGCCGGCCGCCCGCACAGATGCTCCACGAGCGAGCGCGGCAGGCCGTGCGTCGACTGGTCGAAAAGCGCATCGGCGCGATGCGTATCGAGCCAGGCGGCCAGCGCGTCGAGCCACGCGCGGCGCTGCGGCGTGCGCCGCTTGCGGGCGGGCGCGAATGGATCGAGCACGCGGCCGCCGCCTACCGTGCGGCTCGCCTGCGCATTGCGCACGATGAAGCGATCGCCCGGCAGCGCGCATACTGGTTGATCGAAGACGAGCTGCACGCGCGCCGATTGTCCCGCCGCGAGCGTGTCCGCTTCCAGCAACGCGACGTGCGCCACGCGATGCGTCGTGCCCAGATGCACATGCAGCGGCGTCCAGTGCGCGAGCGTGAGTCCGGCATCGGCGAGCAACGTCAGTTCGACGTCGAGCCGCTCCGACGCCTTCGCGATGCGCGCATCCACGATCCAGTCGCCGCGTGCGACCGCATCTTTCTCGATGCCGGCGAGATTCAGCGCGCAACGCTCGCCCGCGTGGCCCGCCTCCGCTGGGCGATTCTGCGCGTGAATGCTGCGCACGCGCACGTCGCTCGCCGATTCGCGCGGGGCGAGCGCGAGCACGTCGCCGACGCTCACGCGGCCCGCGAACGCCGTGCCCGTCGCGATCGTGCCTTGCCCCGACAGCATGAACACGCGATCGACCGCGAGGCGGAAGAAGCCATCGTCGCGCCGCGCGCGCCAGTGCGCGGCGGCATCGCGAAGATGCGCGTTGAGCGCGGCCACGCCGGGATCGTCGGGGGCGGTGGCGTTAGTGTCGAAGATTGGCGCGTCGCACAGCGGCGTCGGCGCGAGCAACGTTCTGATCTGCGCGTGAACGTCGCGCACGCGGCTTTCGTCGACGCGATCGGTTTTGGTGAGGGCCACCGCGCCCGTCGTCACGCCGAGCAGTTCGAGAATCGCCAGATGCTCGCGCGTCTGCGGCATCACGCCGTCGTCGGCCGCGATCACGACGAGCGCGAAGTCGATGCCGCTCGCCCCCGCCGCCATCGTATGCACGAGCTTTTCGTGGCCCGGCACGTCGATGAAGCCGAGCATGCCGCCATCCGCGAGCGGCACGTACGCGTAGCCGAGTTCGATGGAAATGCCGCGTGCCTTTTCTTCCTTCAGACGGTCGGTATCCACGCCCGACAGCGCGCGCACGAGCGTCGTCTTGCCGTGATCGAT is a window encoding:
- a CDS encoding VTT domain-containing protein, which encodes MEHSYYALLHLLSGHPEWTLAVVLLASFLESVAFIGTFVPGSTAMFIAGALVGAGALNLGWVFVCAIAGAIAGDAASFCFGARYAHVIAQMWPFRRHPGALAAGKRYFHAHGAKSVVLARFVAPMRAVVPVVAGLSGMTPARFLAVNVLSALIWAPLHILPGVVFGASIELAGAVSIRLVVILVAVTAIGWLVFNLARVIVGHAKGWTVASRARLLAWAQRKDGAPARVVSRALDPANPATSLIVAISVLLLASAMAFFYVMSNVARGSSLVQVDVSTYRLLQSFRSTWADSILDGAAALGSTPTLLAVAATVIVWMIFERRWRTVAYWVVAVVFSQLLVAAIRVTAHHRLPLSFAPVEHTFPSPHLAAAVIIYGFLAFLLLRRVGMLTGVCIATATSGIVTAIALAGLYFGRFTISDALGSAALAAMWVFLIALTAVWRHPGKPRRRPLMPFAILAVICASVGLQLSDDTQAHSAAPPTVVITPIQWMDTVWRTFSCYRSSMDGDRREPITVQWAATPAEIRAQLSSRGWTQATGLTMKSVMSVVSPNAAATALPVLPRLNNGEPSKLMFTRSRRGADERDVLRFWPTRYVLKERADATPTPIWLGSIVHERLRRPSWPFNVLRPDRRVDAMALDRGDASSWHGIEIANSAGCGSVPVMLVQSRPR
- the selB gene encoding selenocysteine-specific translation elongation factor; its protein translation is MIVGTAGHIDHGKTTLVRALSGVDTDRLKEEKARGISIELGYAYVPLADGGMLGFIDVPGHEKLVHTMAAGASGIDFALVVIAADDGVMPQTREHLAILELLGVTTGAVALTKTDRVDESRVRDVHAQIRTLLAPTPLCDAPIFDTNATAPDDPGVAALNAHLRDAAAHWRARRDDGFFRLAVDRVFMLSGQGTIATGTAFAGRVSVGDVLALAPRESASDVRVRSIHAQNRPAEAGHAGERCALNLAGIEKDAVARGDWIVDARIAKASERLDVELTLLADAGLTLAHWTPLHVHLGTTHRVAHVALLEADTLAAGQSARVQLVFDQPVCALPGDRFIVRNAQASRTVGGGRVLDPFAPARKRRTPQRRAWLDALAAWLDTHRADALFDQSTHGLPRSLVEHLCGRPAETVALPDGLRRVPLPDDTLFIAAAHWDALATRLTNALAAFHERFPDEQGPDAARLRRMGAPLASDALWRALIDDAVARGTVARSGPWLHLPSHTVALDAAEESLAQAVLASIERGRFDPPWVRDLAREHGAQEDDMRRLLRKLARRGDVFQVVRDLFYSCAAIAELARLAAEHARTRNGAASGIGAAEFRDASGLGRKRAIQVLEFFDRVGYTRFHRDLHLLRTDSRWHEPV